tttttttttttttttcttttcatttttattaaatttagagAGAAATTCAATTGATCCTAATATCAATATTTTGTATCTTATTTCTGTTTGAAACTAATACGTTATTCTCTTTTAACATGATATTAAAATCTAGAGACAGAtatgaacaaatatttattATGGAGTGCGTCtataataaattgaaattaataaaatttaatgaaaacgACTGCTTACATATTCAATACATTCAAAGGTAGAATCACAAATTAAGATTCTTCAATTCGAAACtgcatataattaaaataataataatactaactAAGCCTCTGACTTGGTATTTTTGTAGTTCAACAACAACAAGGGCTATAATTTAAACTCCaacttttttcaatttaattaggttgtttttaaatttttcatttttcaacctttgtttatttttattttatttttttttttttatgaaagtaTATTTTCAACCTTTGTTAACTACACTTCCTTCCTGAGAATATTAAGATGATATGatattcaatttaaaccatttaggaggaaaaagattaaaaaagttTCTAgtggtttttcaaaattttggtagaaaatttaagatttttcacTTCTAGATTATCTAATTTCTCTCTTAAATTACAACCCATCCCAACAGTGTTATGTTACCTTacttttttaagttaaattttaaatttagttcataaattttgaaatttgtgtttatttgtttcctaaactttttaaaagaatGTATAATAGATTCTTAAAGATCtcatttaataactatttggttttttaaaataggCAGTCACAAATATAGCAATATGAAAATATTtgtagatataacaaaatttagattatgCTTTAGAAATGATAGATCATATTGCTGGTAGAGGTCTATTAGTGACTAGTAGGAGTTTATCAACAATGAAGTTTATCACGGATAGAttagtttatcactgatagattttgctatatttgtaattctttaaaaatgttactACACACTTAATTATTATTCCTGAGAGTGTTACCTAATGCAATCaccatttgaaaattaagcctataaacacaaATTCTATCTCTaggtttctttgttttgttatctactttctaccaatattttaaatcaagctaaattttaaaaattaaaaaagaaaatttaaaaatttgtttttgtttataaaatttatataagaattctcttttacttagaaaacgtaaaaatcatgaaaaaaaaaatgagaagaaagaagtacaacttttttaaaaaacgaaaaaaaaaaaaaaaacccgtaTAGTTAATAGATCTAAATTTTTAAGtatctaataaatttataattttttaaaattaaataattatttagatataaatttgaatttgaaatctaataaaattttaaatttgtctaATCGGCGAGTGAATTTGGATGTTTGTAGTATAAATAAACGTTGTTACAACCCAAGGCATCAAGTggaatataaattaaaaatcctaaaaataaaagtaaaatataaattatatatatattatataatatatatatatatataaaagggaGGATTGAAATTTTTAAGctatttttgaaattgttagataaaaacaaaaccagaaggaaggagaaaaaaaagcaaaaaaagaaaaagaaaagggagaagggaaaagaaattCGATTCCCAATCACACATTACACTGTCTTCACAGGTTGGGTTGGCCGATCCGTTGTCAATGAGCAATTCTTTGGCTCTTGAAAATGGCGCGTTAAATGGGactcttcttcctttcttcctAATCCTTCGTCTTCCTCTGTTTTCTCAGGATGTTTTCTGTTTACTGCCCTCTGTAATGTAATTATGCAACTGGGTTTCCTCCATTTTTCACCCTTTTGAAACCTTTCTGTTTCTGGGTCCCAACGAAAAACTTCCTTCTTCCTAATTAACTCCCATTTGAGCTCTCGCTTTCTCCATTTGACTTGAAATTCATCTTCCCCTGCCTCGGTATCATTTTGACGCCTTCTGTTTCTGCAAAACTATTGGACTCAAGGCTGGTGGTTGCATCTTGTCCTCAGAGGTCAACCATCGCCATATCTCAATGGAGAAAGAGCCTCTTCTTCCATATGTAAGCCCAAGAGGGAAACCGCCTCCTCCACCTGCTCAATTATGTCCACTCCCTGAAAATGATGAAATTACTCTGCCTATGACGCCCACGGAGTTCAAAGACCGCTTGATCTTTGGTCCTTCATCGTCCCCACAAGACGCTTCTCCTATATTCGACGCTTTGACGCTATCTCTTTCCTCTTCCAGACCCTCTGCTTCATCTTCTCTTCAGGACCCATCTACACCTTTGGACCTAAAATCACAATCGCAGTCTCAACAGGCGTGGCTTGTGGATTCCAATTACACATGGCCCAAAAGCAACCTCCATCGCTCCAAAACTGCACCTGCCATGGCGGTCATCAACGATGTCAATCATTCGCAGGAACCCAAGCCACAATTTGGCAAACAATCTATTATCCGCCAAGCTGTTGTTCTTCTAATTGTTTACTTATCATTGGGTGTGTTTATCTATTGGTTAAATCGTGATAAGTTTTCGGCTCACGAGACTCATCCTGTGGTCGATGCATTGTACTTTTGTATTGTAACGATGTGCACTATTGGGTATGGAGATATTACCCCCAATAGTACGGCGACGAAGCTGTTCTCAGTATTGTTTGTGTTGGTGGGATTTGGGTTTATTGATATATTGCTCTCTGGAATGGTCAGTTATATGCTTGATTTGCAGGAGAGTTATTTGTTAAGGAATGTAAAGAGGGGGCTGCAGCGTGAATCCGGGAAATCCTATATAATTGATGTGAAGAAGGGAAGAATGAGGATTAGAATGAAGGTGGCATTGGCCTTGGGTGTTGTGATACTTTGTATAGGAGTTGGAATGAGTGTTATGCATTTTGTTGAGAACCTGGGTTGGCTGGATTCATTTTATCTGTCAGTTATGTCTGTCACAACAGTTGGATATGGTGATCAGGCATTCAAGTCAATGACTGGTCGTATTTTTGCGTCAATCTGGTTGCTTGTATCGACCCTTGCTGTTGCTCGGGCATTTCTTTATTTAGCAGAGGCAAGAGTAGATAAGCGGCATAGGATGATGGCAAAATGGATACTTGGTCAGGATATGACTGTTTCTGAGTTTCTTGCTGCTGATATTGACAACAATGGCTTTGTGAGGTATGTATAAAGATTATTCATTAAAACTCATTTAGAGAAGTAGCTTGAAAAATTGGATTGGATGTTACTGATTCTGATTGCTGACGAGTCTCAATTGCATTGTTTCTTGAATATGCATGAGTATTATTTGTTGCATAAGTTTTATGAAATTTCCCACCTATCTTGGTGTGTTTGATGAGCGAGCCATTGGTTTAAAAAATTACGTCTTAGATGTGCATTCATGGTATCTCTCTTATGAATATGAACCTATCTTAGTGATTCTGTGGGACTTTTCTACTTTTATAGCATccaacctttttttcttttttttttcttttttttttttttaaaaaaaggataCAGAACGTTTCATAGTTAATGATAgagtttaatattatttatcaaCAGTCTTCCGTCTCTCCCAAGTGCAGCAAACTGACATATACAAAACCATACTCCCCATCCCCACCCCATTTCGTCTTTCTCCTTTTGGTATCCTGACTCGAGCCCATTATGCAACTTGTTGACTAGTAGATCTCTTCCTCAAAACTATAAGATTCAACTCCTCTCCCTTTCTCAGGCGGTACCTATAAGATTCAAACCCTCTCCCTTTCCCAGGCGGTACCTCTGGTtgggttttatttttattttatattatttttttaaaaaaattattttataaaatcaacaactttcattgagaaaaaatgaaagaatataaaTACAAGGGCATACAAAAAAAAGCCCATAAAAACTCCATTCTAAAAGAAGGGATTCCAACTAAGTAAAATGTTACCAAAAAAGCTTCAAAGCTGAAGCCCAAAGCCACACATGAAATCTCACTAAGGACCACACCTCACAAGGGTCTCTATCCCTACCATTGAACACTTTATTGTTCCTCCCCCCCCAAATATCCCATAACCCTACACATACTCCGCAAACCACAAAAAACGGTCTTTCTCTCTAAAAGGCGGATGGAGGAGGAACTCCCGATCATCGCACAAATGTCCCTTTGGCCAGCAATCCTGACATCATACTCTTGCAGAAAGTGGCTCCACATTGCCTTTGCATACTGACAGTCCCAAAGAAGATGAATCAAGTCTTCCTCCGCCTTCCAACAAAGAATACAGCAGAAAGGCCCTGTTAACGAAGTCATCTTCCTAGCAAGCCCATCTAAAGTGTTCACTCGACCGAGCTAAACTTGCCAAGTGAAGAACCTGATTTTCTTTGATATCTTAATCCTTCAAACCAAATCAAAAACCGATTCCCTAACATGGGAGAGATCCAACAACAACCCGAAGAAAGATTTACCTGATTCCAAACACAAATATCCCTCCTTGCAACCTTAAAAGTGCACTCATCCAATAAAGATAGAAGAGAAGCCACCTCCACTGTTTCCCTATTGGACAAATGACGAcggaacaaaaagaaaaagatacaGAGTTTCCGGTCCAAACCAAAAGATCAGAGACCAGCTGATATTTGAAGGAAAACAAATGATAAAGATGAGAAAAGGTATAGCAAAAGGGATTATCAATAAAGCATTGATCTTCCCACCTCTTGTTGATGTTTCTAATGGTCAATCAATAAAGCATGCTATTGATATGTATCTTTTAGATAGAAAGGAAGAAAGTTAAGATTTTTTTATGAAAGGGAAGAGACTTCGGACTTGGCTCAGTTTAAGACTTCCACTTGGTGCATCACCTATACTCTTTGCAATGATGATTCTTTTGTTATTAACTCCAAGTCAACAACTGGAGCGTCTTCATGTAAACTCCATGAACCCCCTTGCTTCCTTTTGATATCATCGTTGAAAAGTTTAGCTTCgtattagaaaataaaagaataatcttTAGTTGACAATTTTCCTGTTTCCAGAGCAATTGTTTGCAATTTTGTTTGGCTGGAACAAGTTTTTACTTCTGTTAGTTATATCATGGATGaagtaaaaacaaaagaaggaaGTTTCAGCTTCAACTTTTGGGAAGTTTCTGGAAAGTTAACtcaaaaggggaaaaaataaaGGATTTGATCTTTTCAATATTGAAATATGAAGTGTTGCACTGTTGCTGTTTGTTCTTGTTTGATTATGATATGAAAAAAAGACTGATAATTCAAACTCGTGTACCTGTAGAGAGTGTATTCAAAGACTATTAGATTTTGCATAGGAAAGTGTTGGGATACCAGTAGGGAAATATTGAAAATTGTCCCGTGGTAATTAGTTGGTAAATTTGTTAGAATTGAATGGTTATACGTGGAGTTAGGGATCAGGAAATTGGCAGATTTTGAGAGAATCTGGATGTCTCAAAGTGCTTAGAACTTCATAAATTTATCTAACATTAATATCGTATTTCCATTAGTTCTGCTTCCCACCAAAAGCAGTATACAATTATTGTCTAGTCAATGGAAGTTATATTGATcaaagaaaaattagaagagCCTAGGACTAGGATGTCGTGAAAGCCTCCTCCTCAAACTATTCTAAATAGAAATCAACTCAGTCCAAAGCCTCTCTTTACCAATGTTTGTAGTATAAACTACTTAATACGGCATTTAACTGTTTGGAATAGGTACAAAGGTCTCACGGTCGAACAAAATCTGTGAGTGTAGTTTGTTTGCCTGTAAAGGTTCTGGCTTCTGAATAGCAAATATTTCTTCATTTGATACAAGTTGAAAAGAGACAACTAAAAATCATGATATATATTTCTTTGCCATTAGTCTTCTGGTAGGTCcccccttttttcttttagcaAGAAACAATTCTGTTTGAAATAATCAAAAGGAATAAAAGTTCAAGGGATTTGATACCAATTATAAATGTCTATTCTTGGATGTGGGTTAAAGGGGGAgagttaggaaaacttgaaaacAATAGCTTAAGAGTGGGGTTCTTGTTTTGGTCATTCCGTATTCGGTTTGGTATGTGGAGAAATGGAAATTCTTGAATTCTCTGCTGACAACAAATCTATTTGCTTGGCAACAATAAAAGAGTTTTATCACCTTAGTTTGATGTAACTCAGATGATGGGTTCCTTCTGTACGTGTTTCCAGTGATGACGTTGTTTGTTGTGCACTCCTGCTAAACCTGTTGGAATCTTATTTCATATCTGAATTACCATTATGATTTCACCGAAGTTAACAAGACATGGGACCTTTACATCAACCGTTTTATTATCTTCCGGTTTTACTCTGATTGAAACTCTGCAAGGTGATCTTGATTCATCCAAAATTCTACTTGATTCTTGTTTAACCGTGTCTTTTGTTCAATCTGTAATTTGATCTCTAGTTTGGTTTCTACTTCAAGTTTGAGTTCCTTTGTCCAGTAACATCTATGCTAGGCTTTCCTTCCCAATTGTCCTTTCCTGTTCAATTCCCATGTTCTTCTGCCCACTGAAATATCCTAGCTAAGCAGGTTTGGCTGGTATATCCATCGGCATTTAGCTCATTCGGTACAAATATCATGTTGTCAATCAAGTAATATAATTTATTCCCTTTGCCTTTTGATAATTTCCATTTTACTAGCTTTGCAAGCTTCTTTTATGGATGCACAGTATTCCCATTTAGTTTGACATCAAACAGAACATCAAATCTGGGAGAGCTCACATTGGTTATTTTATGTCATCTCTTTTGCAGTAGGTCAgaatatgtgatatacaaactGAAGGAGATGGGTAAGGTATCAGAGAAAGATGTCATGCAGATATCTAATAACTTTGATAGGCTGGACACTGGCAAATGTGGGAAGATTACACTGGCTGATCTCTTGGAAAGTCATCACTGACATGAAAATACGATTTCTACAAAGGTTCACTCGGCATTTGGACTCAGAAGAACTCGAGTTATGGGCCATCATAAATAGAAAGCAATTTCACTTCCAAGTTGCAGATGTATAAATGAAAGGCATACATCTGGGATGTGCAAAGGAAGCCCTGAAAGAGAGAGTTTGCATTTCCTAGAAGATTTATTGGTGCTCAATTCATCTGATAATTCTGTACAAAGTTTTGATAGCATAGGAAGTATTCTTCTATTGAAACTAAAAGATAATTGTTTAAACTTGTTGAACTGtaatttgtttattggtttatatcTTTGTATGTGAGCATGGGATGTTGCTCTTGAATATAAATGTCCATAGCTGCCATTTAtcctttccatctctttcttttCACACACTTCTTGTGACTCATGTGACTTTCATCTCTCCCTGATTTCAAGCCTTTTttccttccttctctttctcggATTAAAA
The nucleotide sequence above comes from Benincasa hispida cultivar B227 chromosome 3, ASM972705v1, whole genome shotgun sequence. Encoded proteins:
- the LOC120074333 gene encoding two-pore potassium channel 3-like — encoded protein: MEKEPLLPYVSPRGKPPPPPAQLCPLPENDEITLPMTPTEFKDRLIFGPSSSPQDASPIFDALTLSLSSSRPSASSSLQDPSTPLDLKSQSQSQQAWLVDSNYTWPKSNLHRSKTAPAMAVINDVNHSQEPKPQFGKQSIIRQAVVLLIVYLSLGVFIYWLNRDKFSAHETHPVVDALYFCIVTMCTIGYGDITPNSTATKLFSVLFVLVGFGFIDILLSGMVSYMLDLQESYLLRNVKRGLQRESGKSYIIDVKKGRMRIRMKVALALGVVILCIGVGMSVMHFVENLGWLDSFYLSVMSVTTVGYGDQAFKSMTGRIFASIWLLVSTLAVARAFLYLAEARVDKRHRMMAKWILGQDMTVSEFLAADIDNNGFVSRSEYVIYKLKEMGKVSEKDVMQISNNFDRLDTGKCGKITLADLLESHH